The Alteribacter populi genomic sequence TAGCAAATGATCGAATCGGGCTTCTTTTTCTCATTCCTTCATTAGGTGAAACATTACGTATAAACGGGACAGCGTCGATTGTAAAAGATGAAGAGCTGCTTACACGTATGGCTGTGCGAGGGAAGAGGCCATTGCTTGGAATTGGCGTAAGGATAGAAGAGTGCTTTGTTCATTGTGCTAAATCAATCAAACGCTCAAAACTATGGAATTCGGATACTTGGCCAGATACCGAGGTGCTTCCGTCTGCTGCTAAAATGCTGACTGATCATGCGAAGTTGGATGGGATGGATGAGCGAGCGATGAAAGATAGGCTGGAGAAAGGGTATCGTGAGAAGCTTTATTAGCGTAGTTTGTAATAATTTGTCGAATCGCCGATAAAGCAGGAATTTCCGCTGATAAACTGGGCACTTCCATTGATATCGCCATAAGTTTAGAACATTTTGCTGCTCAACGCGCACTCTTAATCGAAAAATTGCAACTTTGGGTAGAATTGATCTGCTTTTATATAGAATAATGATTGTTTTGTGTAGAATTGCTACCAAAGCCTTTTATTAGAAGTTGATTGCTTCATACAAACCTCTTATCTTTAATGAACGTATAGTAAAATATACGTCCTTTTTACGGAGGAGGAACGATTGTGATCGGAATTATTGTGAGTAAGAAGCAGTTTTTTCAACTAGTAAACGATACATCGAAGGTGGAGAAGCTTTCCTTTTATCAGAGATTTGCAGATGAGCATAATGCACCGATTGTTTTTTACTTTTTAAGTGAGAATGTGGTCATTCATAAGCAGGTGGATGGCTATGTGATCAGGAAGCAAACGAAACCGTTGCGAAAGACAATGGCACTTCCGAGAATCACCTATTGCCGGGCGGCGATACCAAAAAGGTTTCGCAGTCAGCTAGACTCCCTGGCGAAGAAGGAAGGCTATCAATTTTATCAAATTCAGTCCGCGAAAGAGCGGAATAAGTGGCGGCATCTGAGTTTTTTGAAAAATGATTTGAATCTTTCAGCTCATATTCCTGAGACGAGAAAGTTATCTTGGAAAAATATGATGGAGGTGTTAAATAAACATAAGCGTGTGATTTTGAAGCCGGAGAGAGGGGCGTTGGGGAGGAGGATTATCGCTGTCAATAAGGGTGATAGCAGGTATTTAGTGAAAAGGAAAGTGAAAAAGAAGCTTAAGATTGAAACG encodes the following:
- a CDS encoding pyridoxamine 5'-phosphate oxidase family protein; amino-acid sequence: MFFQNTLTTEQELNALIGKPSELVQRKTIDIIDDHCKRFISMSPFLIISTSDDQGACDASPRGDAPGFVHVLDEKHLIIPERPGNKRMDSLRNILANDRIGLLFLIPSLGETLRINGTASIVKDEELLTRMAVRGKRPLLGIGVRIEECFVHCAKSIKRSKLWNSDTWPDTEVLPSAAKMLTDHAKLDGMDERAMKDRLEKGYREKLY
- a CDS encoding YheC/YheD family protein; translation: MIGIIVSKKQFFQLVNDTSKVEKLSFYQRFADEHNAPIVFYFLSENVVIHKQVDGYVIRKQTKPLRKTMALPRITYCRAAIPKRFRSQLDSLAKKEGYQFYQIQSAKERNKWRHLSFLKNDLNLSAHIPETRKLSWKNMMEVLNKHKRVILKPERGALGRRIIAVNKGDSRYLVKRKVKKKLKIETLTAKELKDFCLSLNRIPYLVQQEIQSVTWRGRTVECRMSVQKAVGGTWQVTAKAIRLAQRGDYLTNIAQGATAHPFSRGYISKAKTNVEELGCQIASQLEKNLPIIDVGLDLMVDTAGRVWFIEANLKDQRLTYKAAGELEAWYEATAQPLRYILAKEEKIWNNAQSVSN